In a single window of the Candidatus Dependentiae bacterium genome:
- a CDS encoding molecular chaperone DnaK suppressor DksA, producing the protein MEHRFDFINKMKSDLLKKRSELTTLLASITKEDWSEKSQIKDSADEALSSSMDKLQSSLEATEIDELKLIENALIRIEKNEYGICLDCGQPINSKRLEIYPYAARCIACQEALEK; encoded by the coding sequence ATGGAGCATCGTTTTGATTTTATAAATAAAATGAAATCCGATCTGTTAAAAAAAAGGTCAGAATTAACAACACTTTTAGCCAGCATAACCAAAGAAGATTGGAGCGAAAAATCGCAAATAAAAGATAGCGCTGATGAAGCATTATCATCTTCTATGGACAAGTTACAAAGCTCTCTTGAAGCAACAGAAATCGATGAATTAAAGCTGATTGAAAACGCTTTAATTCGAATCGAAAAAAATGAATATGGAATTTGTCTCGATTGCGGACAACCGATAAATTCAAAAAGGTTAGAAATTTACCCTTATGCAGCAAGATGCATAGCTTGCCAAGAAGCTTTGGAAAAATAA